The following proteins are encoded in a genomic region of Dasypus novemcinctus isolate mDasNov1 chromosome 3, mDasNov1.1.hap2, whole genome shotgun sequence:
- the SPPL2A gene encoding signal peptide peptidase-like 2A isoform X1, with the protein MGPRWRLPSAVAALLWGFLLPLIAAQEAILHASGNGTPLPSKDYCMLYNPQWTVLPSTLENATSISLMNLTATPLCKFSDIPPAGIKNKAVVVQWGACHFLEKARIAQRGGAEALLIANSSVRFSPSGNKSAFHDVKILIAFLSIKDFKDMKQTLGNNITVKMYSPSWPNFDYTMVVIFVIAVFTVALGGYWSGLIELENLKAVTNTEDGEMKRKKEEYLTFSPLTVVIFVAICCIMMVLLYFFYKWLVYVMIAIFCIASAMSLYNCLAALIHKIPCGLCTIVCRGKSIEVRLIFLSGLCIAIAIVWAVFRNEDRWAWILQDILGIAFCLNLIKTLKLPNFKSCVILLGLLLLYDVFFVFITPFITKNGESIMVELAAGPFGNNEKNDGNLVEATAQPSAPHEKLPVVIRVPKLIYFSVMRVCLMPVSILGFGDIIVPGLLIAYCRRFDVHTGSSSIYYVSSTIAYAVGMILTFVVLVLMKKGQPALLYLVPCTLITASVVAWRRKEMKKFWKGSSYQMMDHLENTTNEENPVMAGEHIIQQ; encoded by the exons ATAGCTGCTCAGGAGGCAATCCTACATGCATCTGGAAATGGCACACCTTTACCATCTAAGGACTACTGCATGCTATATAACCCTCAATGGACAGTTCTTCCAAGTACCCTAGAAAATGCA ACTTCCATTAGTTTGATGAATCTGACTGCCACACCTCTGTGCAAGTTTTCTGATATTCCTCCTGCTGGAATAAAGAACAAAGCTGTTGTGGTGCAGTGGGGAGCCTGCCATTTTCTTGAAAAAGCCAGAATTGCACAGAGAGGAGGTGCTGAAGCATTGTTGATTGCCAATAGCAGTGTTCGA ttttctcCCTCAGGGAACAAATCTGCCTTTCATGATGTGAAAATACTGATTGCATTTCTAAGCATTAAAGACTTTAAAGATATGAAACAG ACTCTTGGAAATAATATTACTGTGAAAATGTATTCTCCATCTTGGCCTAACTTTGACTATACTATGGTGGTTATTTTTGTAATTGctgtgttcacagtggcattaggAGGATACTGGAGTGGACTAATTGAATT GGAAAACTTGAAGGCAGTGACAAACACTGAAGATggagaaatgaagagaaagaaggaagaatattTAACTTTTAGTCCTCTTACAGTTGTAATATTTGTGGCCATCTGCTGTATTATGATGGTCTTACTTTATTTCTTCTACAAATGGCTGG tttatgtTATGATAGCAATTTTCTGCATAGCATCAGCAATGAGTCTGTACAACTGTCTCGCTGCATTAATTCATAAGATTCCATGTGGACTGTGCAC GATTGTGTGTCGTGGCAAAAGCATTGAAGTaagacttatttttctttctggactctGCATAGCAATTGCTATTGTTTGGGCTGTGTTTCGAAATGAAGATAG GTGGGCTTGGATTTTACAGGATATCTTGGGAATTGCTTTCTGTCTGAACTTAATTAAAACACTGAAGTTACCCAACTTCAAG TCCTGTGTGATACTTCTGGGCCTTCTCCTCCTCTATgatgtattttttgttttcataaccCCTTTCATCACAAAG aatGGCGAGAGCATCATGGTGGAACTTGCAGCTGGACCTTTTGGAAACAATGAAAAG AATGATGGAAACTTGGTGGAAGCCACTGCTCAACCCTCAGCTCCCCATGAGAAA ttaCCAGTAGTCATCAGggtaccaaagctgatctacttCTCAGTAATGCGTGTATGCCTTATGCCAGTTTCAATATTGGGGTTTGGAGACATTATTGTACCAG GCCTGTTGATTGCTTACTGTCGAAGATTCGATGTTCATACTGGTTCTTCTTCTATATATTATGTTTCCTCCACAATAg CCTATGCTGTTGGCATGATACTTACATTTGTTGTTCTGGTGCTGATGAAAAAGGGGCAACCTGCTCTCCTCTATTTAGTACCTTGCACACTTATTACTGCCTCAGTTGTTGCTTGGAGacgtaaagaaatgaaaaagttctggaaaGGTAGCAGCTATCAG
- the SPPL2A gene encoding signal peptide peptidase-like 2A isoform X2 has translation MGPRWRLPSAVAALLWGFLLPLIAAQEAILHASGNGTPLPSKDYCMLYNPQWTVLPSTLENATSISLMNLTATPLCKFSDIPPAGIKNKAVVVQWGACHFLEKARIAQRGGAEALLIANSSVRFSPSGNKSAFHDVKILIAFLSIKDFKDMKQTLGNNITVKMYSPSWPNFDYTMVVIFVIAVFTVALGGYWSGLIELENLKAVTNTEDGEMKRKKEEYLTFSPLTVVIFVAICCIMMVLLYFFYKWLVYVMIAIFCIASAMSLYNCLAALIHKIPCGLCTIVCRGKSIEVRLIFLSGLCIAIAIVWAVFRNEDRWAWILQDILGIAFCLNLIKTLKLPNFKSCVILLGLLLLYDVFFVFITPFITKNGESIMVELAAGPFGNNEKLPVVIRVPKLIYFSVMRVCLMPVSILGFGDIIVPGLLIAYCRRFDVHTGSSSIYYVSSTIAYAVGMILTFVVLVLMKKGQPALLYLVPCTLITASVVAWRRKEMKKFWKGSSYQMMDHLENTTNEENPVMAGEHIIQQ, from the exons ATAGCTGCTCAGGAGGCAATCCTACATGCATCTGGAAATGGCACACCTTTACCATCTAAGGACTACTGCATGCTATATAACCCTCAATGGACAGTTCTTCCAAGTACCCTAGAAAATGCA ACTTCCATTAGTTTGATGAATCTGACTGCCACACCTCTGTGCAAGTTTTCTGATATTCCTCCTGCTGGAATAAAGAACAAAGCTGTTGTGGTGCAGTGGGGAGCCTGCCATTTTCTTGAAAAAGCCAGAATTGCACAGAGAGGAGGTGCTGAAGCATTGTTGATTGCCAATAGCAGTGTTCGA ttttctcCCTCAGGGAACAAATCTGCCTTTCATGATGTGAAAATACTGATTGCATTTCTAAGCATTAAAGACTTTAAAGATATGAAACAG ACTCTTGGAAATAATATTACTGTGAAAATGTATTCTCCATCTTGGCCTAACTTTGACTATACTATGGTGGTTATTTTTGTAATTGctgtgttcacagtggcattaggAGGATACTGGAGTGGACTAATTGAATT GGAAAACTTGAAGGCAGTGACAAACACTGAAGATggagaaatgaagagaaagaaggaagaatattTAACTTTTAGTCCTCTTACAGTTGTAATATTTGTGGCCATCTGCTGTATTATGATGGTCTTACTTTATTTCTTCTACAAATGGCTGG tttatgtTATGATAGCAATTTTCTGCATAGCATCAGCAATGAGTCTGTACAACTGTCTCGCTGCATTAATTCATAAGATTCCATGTGGACTGTGCAC GATTGTGTGTCGTGGCAAAAGCATTGAAGTaagacttatttttctttctggactctGCATAGCAATTGCTATTGTTTGGGCTGTGTTTCGAAATGAAGATAG GTGGGCTTGGATTTTACAGGATATCTTGGGAATTGCTTTCTGTCTGAACTTAATTAAAACACTGAAGTTACCCAACTTCAAG TCCTGTGTGATACTTCTGGGCCTTCTCCTCCTCTATgatgtattttttgttttcataaccCCTTTCATCACAAAG aatGGCGAGAGCATCATGGTGGAACTTGCAGCTGGACCTTTTGGAAACAATGAAAAG ttaCCAGTAGTCATCAGggtaccaaagctgatctacttCTCAGTAATGCGTGTATGCCTTATGCCAGTTTCAATATTGGGGTTTGGAGACATTATTGTACCAG GCCTGTTGATTGCTTACTGTCGAAGATTCGATGTTCATACTGGTTCTTCTTCTATATATTATGTTTCCTCCACAATAg CCTATGCTGTTGGCATGATACTTACATTTGTTGTTCTGGTGCTGATGAAAAAGGGGCAACCTGCTCTCCTCTATTTAGTACCTTGCACACTTATTACTGCCTCAGTTGTTGCTTGGAGacgtaaagaaatgaaaaagttctggaaaGGTAGCAGCTATCAG